The proteins below come from a single Natrinema sp. SYSU A 869 genomic window:
- a CDS encoding NAD-dependent epimerase/dehydratase family protein gives MSMLLTGGDGYIGWPTAVRIASRTDDQIVLVDNFGRRDWVETVGSTSATPVVSMAERLEAASEVHGVRNLSFVEGDLTDGEFVDRLIRIHEPETIVHTAAQPSAPYSQISRDRANFTQHNNLQATRNLLWSLQEHGLEDTHFIETTTTGVYGAPEFPIPEGGATMEHRGERDDVPFPAMAGSWYHLTKSHDAANMRLAHDQFDIPVSDVRTAITHGTETTETAADPRLGTRFDFDYYFGVVAHRFCAQAVAGYPMTVYGRGEQRKPFIALEDAVEGLARLALTDPNERPDDHTVYNQVTRSISIVEIAETVADVANEFGLGVEVEHFENPRSEDETHAMEIENDRYEALIDGRTTSFEASVRTILETLLEHEDVIVAHEDRFLPSVLSEG, from the coding sequence ATGTCAATGCTGCTCACCGGTGGAGACGGATATATAGGCTGGCCCACAGCAGTTCGCATCGCTTCCCGAACCGACGATCAAATCGTCCTCGTCGACAACTTCGGGCGACGAGACTGGGTCGAAACCGTCGGATCGACGAGCGCAACGCCCGTCGTTTCGATGGCGGAACGGCTCGAGGCGGCCAGCGAGGTCCACGGCGTTCGGAACCTCTCGTTCGTCGAGGGAGACCTCACTGACGGCGAGTTCGTCGACCGACTGATCCGAATTCACGAACCCGAGACGATCGTCCACACGGCGGCCCAACCGTCGGCACCGTACTCCCAGATCAGCCGCGATCGGGCGAATTTCACCCAGCACAACAACCTCCAGGCGACGCGGAACCTCCTGTGGTCGCTGCAGGAACACGGCCTCGAGGACACGCACTTCATCGAGACCACGACGACCGGGGTGTACGGCGCGCCCGAGTTTCCCATCCCGGAAGGCGGGGCGACGATGGAACACCGTGGCGAGCGCGACGACGTTCCGTTTCCGGCGATGGCCGGGAGCTGGTATCACCTGACGAAGTCCCACGACGCGGCGAACATGCGGCTGGCACACGACCAGTTCGACATTCCGGTATCAGACGTTCGGACGGCGATCACCCACGGCACCGAAACCACCGAGACGGCGGCCGACCCCAGACTCGGGACGCGGTTCGACTTCGACTACTACTTCGGCGTCGTCGCACACCGGTTCTGCGCGCAGGCCGTCGCCGGCTATCCGATGACCGTCTACGGGCGCGGCGAGCAGCGCAAGCCCTTCATCGCGCTCGAGGACGCCGTCGAGGGACTGGCGCGACTGGCACTTACGGATCCGAACGAGCGCCCCGACGACCACACTGTCTACAATCAGGTCACGCGATCGATCAGCATCGTCGAGATCGCCGAGACCGTCGCTGACGTGGCGAATGAGTTCGGGTTGGGCGTCGAGGTCGAGCACTTCGAGAACCCACGGTCGGAGGACGAGACCCACGCAATGGAGATCGAAAACGATCGCTACGAGGCGTTAATCGATGGCCGCACGACGTCGTTCGAAGCGAGCGTTCGCACGATCCTCGAGACGCTGCTCGAGCACGAGGACGTCATCGTCGCGCACGAAGACCGCTTCCTCCCCAGCGTTTTGAGCGAGGGCTGA
- a CDS encoding NAD-dependent epimerase/dehydratase family protein, translating to MRILVTGGCGYIGSALVRRLRENEAVSEVVVLDSLAGGSPRALLGAIGDDLEFRQGDVRNYEDVESAMRGVDRVIHLASITGAESTHDRREETRAVIVGGTENVVTAAGEVGVESVVYASSCNSYGRVASTNIDETATPAPRNPYAEAKVEAERVVRDAAAANDFSATSLRMSTNYGSAPGVRFNLVVNHFVFRGLTGRPLTVYGDGRNWRPFIHVRDAARAYEHAAITPDRWPRDVYNVGSTEQNYRIEDVARVVREELGRDLEIIYLEDEQPGPSYHVEFDRLSETGFEPSWTLRAGVRELAERFTQSHDAAGALDASKPNPSSQEVNVDGRR from the coding sequence ATGCGGATACTGGTCACTGGCGGCTGTGGCTACATCGGAAGTGCACTCGTTCGTCGCCTCCGCGAGAACGAGGCGGTCTCCGAGGTCGTCGTCCTCGATTCGCTCGCAGGTGGCTCGCCGCGGGCACTGCTTGGAGCGATCGGTGACGACCTCGAGTTTCGGCAGGGAGACGTCAGGAACTACGAGGACGTCGAGAGCGCGATGCGTGGCGTCGACCGCGTGATCCACCTCGCGTCGATCACCGGCGCTGAGAGCACGCACGACCGCCGTGAGGAGACGCGTGCCGTTATCGTCGGCGGCACCGAGAACGTCGTGACTGCGGCGGGTGAGGTTGGCGTCGAATCGGTCGTGTACGCCTCCTCGTGCAACAGTTACGGCCGCGTTGCGAGCACGAACATCGACGAGACGGCGACGCCAGCACCCCGAAACCCGTACGCTGAGGCAAAAGTCGAAGCCGAACGGGTGGTCCGCGACGCGGCAGCCGCCAACGACTTCTCGGCGACGTCGCTTCGAATGAGCACGAATTACGGCTCTGCACCCGGGGTTCGATTCAACCTCGTCGTCAACCACTTCGTCTTCCGGGGGCTGACCGGCCGGCCGCTGACGGTGTACGGCGACGGCAGGAACTGGCGGCCATTCATTCACGTTCGCGATGCCGCTCGAGCGTACGAACACGCGGCGATCACGCCGGATCGGTGGCCGCGAGACGTGTACAACGTCGGGAGCACCGAACAGAACTACCGCATCGAGGACGTCGCTCGCGTCGTCAGAGAGGAACTCGGCCGAGACCTCGAGATCATCTATCTCGAGGACGAACAGCCGGGGCCGTCCTACCACGTCGAGTTCGACCGCCTCTCGGAGACGGGGTTCGAACCGTCGTGGACGCTGCGAGCGGGGGTTCGCGAACTCGCCGAACGGTTCACGCAGTCGCATGACGCCGCCGGCGCACTGGACGCATCGAAACCGAACCCGTCGTCACAGGAGGTGAACGTCGATGGTCGCCGATAA
- a CDS encoding NAD(P)-dependent oxidoreductase, giving the protein MVADNADSGVTSTGDESQPTGDESQQIRVAVTGAAGYIGSRVVALLQSERPAWSITAIDDFYRGSLRRIGDVTVKHVDVRNRDRLWEALEGADIVMHLAAISGVEDCESNPDLAYEINVTGTGHVARFCRQRGAALIFPASMAVVGDPQEFPITADQPRAPLNWYGRTKFAGEQLIDALAADSFPAHLFLKSNLYGDHTIDGEIITKGAVLNFFVERALAAEPLPVYEPGTQSRNFVHVKDVARAYLRSADVLVDRLDEGATGTEAFTIASDEDPSVMALAEVVSDCVDDVLGIDVPTELIENPRGDETLVNAFPVETTQTHDRLGWDPTHTVEDTIRRLVERNA; this is encoded by the coding sequence ATGGTCGCCGATAACGCCGACTCCGGTGTCACATCGACGGGCGATGAATCCCAGCCGACGGGCGATGAGTCCCAGCAGATCCGCGTCGCGGTCACCGGTGCGGCGGGATACATCGGGAGTCGCGTCGTCGCGCTCCTCCAGTCCGAACGACCGGCATGGTCGATCACGGCGATCGACGACTTCTATCGCGGCTCACTGCGACGGATCGGCGACGTCACCGTCAAGCACGTCGACGTTCGGAACCGCGACCGTCTGTGGGAAGCGCTCGAGGGTGCAGACATCGTGATGCACCTCGCCGCGATCAGCGGCGTCGAGGACTGCGAATCGAACCCGGATCTGGCCTACGAGATCAACGTGACCGGGACGGGCCACGTCGCGCGGTTCTGTAGGCAACGCGGCGCAGCCCTGATATTCCCCGCGAGCATGGCGGTTGTCGGCGACCCTCAGGAGTTCCCGATCACGGCCGATCAGCCTCGAGCGCCCCTGAACTGGTACGGGCGGACCAAGTTCGCGGGCGAGCAGCTTATCGACGCCCTCGCCGCTGACTCGTTCCCGGCGCACCTGTTCCTTAAATCGAACCTGTACGGCGATCACACGATTGACGGAGAGATCATCACGAAGGGAGCGGTGCTCAACTTCTTCGTCGAACGGGCGCTCGCGGCCGAACCGCTGCCCGTCTACGAACCGGGCACCCAATCGCGGAACTTCGTCCACGTGAAGGACGTCGCTCGAGCCTATCTCCGGAGCGCCGATGTGCTCGTCGATCGACTGGACGAGGGAGCGACCGGCACCGAGGCGTTCACGATCGCGAGCGACGAGGACCCCAGCGTGATGGCGCTCGCCGAGGTCGTCAGCGACTGCGTCGACGACGTATTAGGCATCGACGTCCCGACCGAACTCATCGAAAACCCCCGCGGCGACGAGACACTCGTCAACGCCTTCCCGGTCGAGACGACGCAGACCCACGACCGCCTCGGCTGGGATCCAACGCACACAGTCGAAGACACGATACGGAGACTCGTCGAACGGAACGCATGA
- a CDS encoding glycosyltransferase family 2 protein, translating to MSPIPPDPLDVALLALTVAILYWGFDRYRRRFERSDLAIAVALAGGVASLVFVPEAFDVVGAALEIERRYVVVSLLATLVLLCVVLYALSVARAARDEVAALTRSLSVDQAPRTDGGAETVFVVIPAYNEGDTVGTVVSSLPESVRGYDVQPLVVSDGSADETAARAASSGAMVVEHPINQGQGGALKTGFEIALENEAAIVVTADGDGQHPSSELDRLVAPIVEDEADYVMGSRYLGVDRSGNGVVRQTGIRFFTGLINVLMNTDITDCTNGYRAIRGSMLKQLTLTEERFNAPELIIEARKNGLRLEEIPIRIEDRKDGDSKKPKLGFAVGLTRIIVVAWLR from the coding sequence ATGAGTCCGATTCCGCCCGACCCGCTCGACGTCGCGTTGCTCGCGCTCACGGTCGCCATCCTCTACTGGGGGTTCGATCGCTACCGGCGACGGTTCGAGCGAAGCGACCTCGCCATCGCGGTTGCGCTCGCGGGCGGCGTGGCGTCGCTCGTGTTCGTCCCGGAGGCGTTCGACGTCGTCGGGGCTGCACTCGAAATTGAACGGCGCTACGTCGTCGTGTCGCTGCTCGCGACGCTCGTCCTGCTCTGCGTCGTCCTGTACGCGTTGAGCGTCGCCAGGGCGGCTCGCGACGAGGTCGCGGCGCTGACCCGATCGCTCTCCGTCGATCAGGCCCCACGGACGGACGGCGGCGCGGAGACGGTGTTCGTCGTGATTCCCGCGTACAACGAGGGCGATACCGTTGGCACCGTCGTGTCGTCGCTCCCGGAGTCGGTCCGCGGATACGACGTCCAGCCGCTGGTCGTGTCGGACGGCTCCGCCGACGAGACCGCCGCACGAGCCGCCTCGAGCGGCGCGATGGTCGTCGAGCACCCGATCAATCAGGGTCAGGGCGGTGCCCTGAAGACCGGGTTCGAGATCGCACTCGAAAACGAGGCGGCGATCGTCGTCACGGCGGACGGCGACGGCCAGCACCCGTCGTCGGAACTGGACCGGCTCGTCGCGCCGATCGTCGAGGACGAGGCCGATTACGTGATGGGATCACGGTACCTCGGTGTCGATCGCTCCGGCAACGGCGTCGTTCGACAGACCGGAATTCGGTTCTTTACCGGCCTGATCAACGTCCTGATGAACACCGACATCACCGACTGTACGAACGGCTATCGGGCGATTCGGGGCTCGATGCTCAAGCAGCTCACCCTCACCGAGGAGCGCTTCAACGCGCCCGAGTTGATCATCGAAGCCCGGAAGAACGGCCTCCGACTCGAGGAGATCCCGATCAGGATCGAGGACCGAAAGGACGGCGACAGCAAGAAGCCCAAGCTGGGATTCGCGGTCGGTCTGACGCGCATCATCGTGGTCGCGTGGCTGCGATGA
- a CDS encoding class I SAM-dependent methyltransferase produces the protein MRANETRKRNVEQTFERCIEPHVKDESVLDIGCVAHDSAKRHDEAWLHELVVQVADDALGVDVLEDELSALADAGYDVTAGDAQDLSLEETFDVIVVGELIEHLVDFDGLLESVDEHLADGGKLVITTPNAMAVHWTALRLLDQTFVNTGHTCWFDAVTLTQLLERYGFEPIEITYVGDCRLTLDDPLQIGGWLCERALPDRVGKSTLAVVAARSGE, from the coding sequence ATGAGAGCGAACGAAACACGGAAACGAAACGTCGAACAGACTTTCGAACGCTGTATCGAGCCCCACGTCAAGGATGAGAGCGTCCTCGACATCGGGTGTGTCGCACACGACTCCGCCAAGCGACACGACGAGGCGTGGTTGCACGAACTCGTCGTCCAGGTGGCCGACGATGCACTCGGCGTCGACGTCCTCGAAGACGAACTCTCCGCGCTCGCAGACGCGGGATACGACGTCACCGCCGGCGATGCACAGGATCTCTCGCTCGAGGAGACGTTCGATGTGATCGTCGTCGGCGAACTGATCGAACACCTGGTCGACTTCGACGGGCTACTAGAGTCGGTTGACGAGCACCTGGCCGACGGCGGCAAACTCGTCATCACGACGCCGAACGCGATGGCGGTCCACTGGACCGCTCTTCGCCTCTTGGACCAAACGTTCGTCAACACGGGCCATACGTGCTGGTTCGACGCCGTGACCCTGACCCAGCTCCTCGAGAGATACGGGTTCGAGCCGATCGAGATCACGTACGTCGGCGACTGTCGGCTCACGCTCGACGATCCGCTCCAGATCGGCGGCTGGCTGTGCGAGCGCGCCCTGCCGGATCGAGTCGGGAAGAGCACGCTCGCCGTCGTCGCCGCCCGCAGCGGCGAGTAG
- a CDS encoding glycosyltransferase family 4 protein — protein sequence MTGDTTTTRSPPSERRSARERTGQGGDPSVLVVSQLFPPESMAGAHRWEKLLRNAPDHLNARVVCPQPSVPVGEFERRYSPWSSERIDGVPVTRLFTYQPIEDRTDLERILNHGIFAILATIYVLVHGRKYDCVVVQIGPHTTLLPGLAALATGRGLVVDVYDRWLDNAVDFGFTDEGSLAYRLLQWMERVAVERCDRLVALTPTMAAYYRETYDLDDGKIETVPFGVDDDLFDPSVADEDRPRIIYTGKLGEGQAFEPFLRGFRRADIDHDLVIYGFGERRAELEALAADLGIDDRVQINGPVPREEVPGLVASSAISLVPLETDRTLEYARPTKFLETMALGTPYVASAVAEIEAVTEDAGAGLAVENEPDAVAAALRELADDPERRRSMGRRGIEFVDREHRWDELGDRVGDLLSGVARERGTAGSELRARLGRLAAAAGLRR from the coding sequence ACAACACGGTCACCGCCGTCGGAGCGGCGTTCAGCGCGCGAGCGGACGGGACAGGGTGGCGATCCGTCCGTCTTGGTCGTCTCGCAACTGTTTCCGCCGGAGTCGATGGCCGGCGCACATCGGTGGGAGAAACTCCTCCGGAATGCGCCCGACCACCTCAATGCGCGCGTGGTCTGTCCGCAGCCGTCCGTTCCCGTCGGGGAGTTCGAGCGGCGATACAGCCCATGGTCGAGCGAGCGGATCGACGGCGTTCCCGTCACGCGACTGTTCACCTACCAGCCCATCGAGGATCGGACCGACCTCGAGCGGATCCTGAACCACGGAATCTTCGCGATTCTCGCAACGATCTACGTGCTCGTTCACGGCCGGAAGTACGACTGCGTCGTCGTCCAGATCGGCCCGCACACGACGCTCCTGCCCGGACTCGCGGCGCTGGCGACCGGACGCGGCCTCGTCGTCGACGTCTACGACCGCTGGCTCGACAACGCAGTCGATTTCGGATTTACCGACGAGGGATCGCTCGCTTATCGGCTGCTGCAGTGGATGGAACGGGTCGCCGTCGAGCGCTGCGATCGACTCGTCGCGCTCACCCCGACGATGGCGGCCTACTACCGTGAGACGTACGATCTCGACGACGGGAAGATCGAGACGGTCCCGTTCGGCGTCGACGACGACCTCTTCGATCCCTCGGTCGCGGACGAGGACCGACCCCGAATCATCTACACGGGCAAGCTGGGCGAGGGCCAGGCCTTCGAGCCGTTCCTGCGTGGGTTCCGACGCGCCGATATCGACCACGACCTCGTCATCTACGGCTTCGGCGAACGGCGGGCCGAACTCGAGGCGCTGGCCGCCGACCTCGGCATCGACGACCGCGTTCAGATCAACGGGCCGGTTCCCCGCGAGGAGGTCCCGGGGCTGGTGGCGTCGTCGGCGATCAGCCTGGTGCCCCTCGAGACGGATCGCACCCTCGAGTACGCGCGGCCGACGAAGTTCCTCGAGACGATGGCACTGGGCACACCCTACGTCGCCAGTGCCGTCGCGGAGATCGAGGCCGTCACCGAGGACGCCGGGGCCGGACTCGCCGTCGAGAACGAGCCGGACGCCGTCGCTGCGGCGCTTCGGGAACTCGCCGACGATCCGGAGCGGCGGCGATCGATGGGCCGGCGCGGAATCGAGTTCGTCGACCGGGAACACCGCTGGGACGAACTGGGTGACCGAGTCGGCGACCTCCTCTCTGGGGTTGCTCGAGAGCGCGGGACCGCCGGCTCTGAGCTCCGAGCCCGGCTCGGCCGGCTCGCGGCGGCCGCCGGCCTCCGCCGGTAG